Genomic segment of Salvia splendens isolate huo1 chromosome 12, SspV2, whole genome shotgun sequence:
tgaaggatgtcatcgatggatgtcggcgcgatttgggcatgccacccattggagatgatggcgccgagattagcggctGGGACggcgggggcggcacgggcgacggcgagggcggcacggacgacgaggagtgagccgagtcaaaaattttattatgtaattttttcttttttattatgtaattttttttctttttttatgtaattttttttaatgaagcatttgcaattttctcgtattccgtgtcaaaattataatttcgttacgtatatttgtgaatttgtgattttttttattgcgggaagtcctagtgggaagggcgatgggaagggcggattgtgaaggggatgtcctagtgacgtggcagtgggatgggaagtcctagtgacgtggcaagaggtgtttttgggatgtcctagtggatgtccgagtgggacatccgaccactggagatgctctaggGTGTGTTCACTTTACCAGAAATGCCAAGAAATGGGCCTATTTCTAAAGTAATTCTGATGTTCACCTTATTTGTTTAAATTCTGCAGAGCCCTAGAAAAGCAAGAAGACCGCACTGTTTCTGTCTGAAATATCCAAATTCAAATCTCTTTGTTGATGAGGTGGTTTTCCTTTCTGAGAGCTGAGGTGACATCCAGAATTGCATGGGAGATTACTATTATACCCTCCAGATTTTTGGGTCAATAATGTATTTTACAAATTGGAACATGGGTATTTGGGTCAGAACCCTATTCTTTgattaaaataagaatttcCACACTTCCCGAACCAACACCAAATCTAGGGAACCGAACGCTAGTATATAGACTCAATTATGTGGGCCCTACCATGACAATTCAGACCAAGATATATTTCTATGCATTTCATATAAAGGAAAGCGAACGACTCCTTAGATATGATAGTATTTTCCTCATTTTAGATACTTGAAatgatatttcatatttatgttgtaaattttttcaaaataaaaataaaataaaattatgcctAATCAtccctctctctttcttagTAATTAATAAGACGACCTTATTTTTCTTCATTCTTCTTCCTCACTCCTTTTCATTTCTTATCTTCATgcttccttatttcttttttggtaccatgtaaaattaaaatatgaggAAAAAGCTAATAGTAATTTCTAAGATCATTTACATTACATATATTCTACTTTTATCAAGATTTGACTACGTAGGaatattcaattttaatcaaaagCATACTTTATGTCTTGTTTATTTATACATAAGGAgtcaattaatatttttaattatttttgcataAAAAGGAGatagaaattattatatttatttattttgaacaaATTTACAGcataaatataatttcaaatatcGAAACATAAGGAAAATATCACATTTAGTACTAGGGTGGAAAGCCCAAGAAAATATACTTGAGTGGAAAGTCCAAAATGCACTCATGGTCTTGGGATGACGTCATTTAGGATTATTTTCATCCTATAGCATAAAAAATGctacaaaaattctttagaTACTATCCATATTCATtagggataactgccttaaaagtcacaaactttcACCAAATTTCGGTTTTTCCCACAACATATAAAATTGGCGTGtaaagtcaccaactttgccGGATTGTTGGTATCTCCCATTTTGACCCGACCCTGTGTTTTCCTGTAAATAAGTGTCCTGTGTGGCATGCCTGAAAGTTGACCTGGATGTCATCAGAAAATCCTAATACGACATCGTTTTTAACACCTAAAACAACGTCGTTTCATCGCTCCATATACAATTAGGTTTAAATTCCCAAAATCAAACATAAGCATTGAATCATCCTACAAATCACTATTCATCCACCCACTTTAATCTCGATTTTTCTTCCCTTTGTGGCGAACGATTCACCCGTAATCACAAGGGCAATATCAATTCGTTACCATTTGTTAACAAGGTAAGATCATAGCTTCAATTTTAGGGCTTGAAATCCCAATTTTTGAGACATCACATTTGAAATCCCGAATTTTGAATATGCAATTTAGGGTTCTGTTGGTTTTAGGGTTCGATTTAGGGTTCAATTTTAGGGCTTGAAATCCCGATTTGGGTTCAATTTTGAATATGCGAATTTGTGGTTCCCGATTTGTGGTTGGATTGGGCGATTTCGAATGTGCAAGTGGCAATTGGTATAATAGTTCATGATTGTGGTTTTGAAATCCCGAATTTTGAATATGCGATTTAGGGTTATGTTGGTTTTAGGGTTCAATTTGTCGTTTCTGGATTGAATAAACTTGTTTCTGAATGTGCAATTGGTTTCTGAATAAACTTGTTTCTGGATTGAATAATAGTTCATGACTGTGGTTTTGAATGTGCAATTGGTTTAATAGTTCAGGATGATTGTGGTTTTGGTGTAGGATGTCCACGTCTTCGCTGTCTTCGACAAGAATGACTTGGTCGAGGTTTGAGGCAGTGGTCTGTGATCACGGTCTTGAAGCTGATGTGGTGACATCAAATACGGATGCTAATCCCGGACGACGCTTCTATCGTTGCCAAGTCTGGAAGGAGGACGATTGCAACTTCTTTCGTTGGATTGATCCATCGTTGTCACCGAATCAagagtacttttttaaaaaattgaagatgGATAGGGACAACGTGCAAAGAGCATTGAGAGATAGAGTTGCTAAGCAGGATGCACTTGACGAGAGCGTCCGTTCCAAAACTGCTGAAGTTGAAGCACTCCAAGGTGTTGTCGCAGATTTGCATCATCAAAATCGGAACATAAAGgttgtcattttcattttatgtATCGTCATTTGGATACTGTCGTAGCTTATCTAATAGAACCAACAATTGTAGTAGACTATGCAAGTTGAACTCCAATGTAATACACTACGGAACTAAGAATATTGTAGTGATTTTTCCCCTATGAATGCATTGAGTTATGAGTTCAAATATAACTTATTGTTACTCTGTCCCTTTGTTACAACATTGAGTAATTATTATTCCCTATGAATGTATTAAGTTATGAGTTCAAATATAACCAGAAAGCTATGGTACATTAACAGTTCCTGTCtaataaagaagaagaaaaataatagCAAGGGGAAGCTATGGTAAAGCTTTTGATGAAAAATATGGAATTGACTTCAGTTTAGTACCAAAACACTTTGTTTACACATAATAGTTTGCTGCCACAAAACACATGGTTTACACATAATTTAGTACCCAACCACATATAGTTTGGTGCTCACAAAACACATTGTTAAGACATAGTTTGGTGCTCACAATAAAAACATTGTTTTTAGGATTGAATAAACATTCAACATCTTCAACCATTGTTGTTGCTTTGCTGCGTGGGGATTGAGCCATCACCTCCTCCAGAATGTCCTCCAACACGGCCTCCTCAACGGCCTCTCCTTCTTCCAGCTCTCCCCGTAATAGCGGTGGTACCACTTTTGGCATTAGATGGTGTCTTGAGGAAGTGAATAGCAGCGCATGCATGAAGACAATAGATGCCAGCCAAATCTCATTTCCTACACCCACATTGCCTTAAGGAGTGAGTCACTACAAACCTATCCTAAAAGTGACTAACTTCAAATTTCCCCCCTACTGCAGGAATGGTGGTACAATTTCTGCTTTCATATACCATAGCTTCAATTTTTTTCCTCACTTTTGGACACACAGTTGAATTGATCCCAACACTCTTCATTTCTATACTCTTTCTATAAAGTCTCTTCATGAGTGTAGTTCTCAGTTCATCTAGTATGTCTAACACATGTTTACTCCTTGCCTCCAGAATATAGGCATTGAAACATTCACAAACATTATTAAGTATGGCATCAGAGCATTGTACAGGTGTTAGAAAAGCCTTACAGAATCTGCTTGGGGTTCTTGTCCATTAAATCTGCATATGCCTGTCCATCTTCCTTCTCTAGCTCTCTGCATGCAATCTCATATTCTTCCATATAAGTACTTCTAACCAGCTTCCAGAAAAGCTGTTTCAAAAGTGGACCTTTGTGAGTTTTTTCCAGTTTGCATAGATATACCTTGCAAAGTTTCTATGCTCAGCCAATGGAAGTTGACTATGTACTGCATTTTCAAGTCCCTATCAAGCAACATTGTAAGTGACAACATAACAAATTAGACAACAATTGCAAATAATACATACATATAACTGACATAAATAATAAGTTAGCATAGTATATACCTTTTGCTGATCATTGATAATGGTAATTCTTACTCCTTCACCCAAGGTCAACTCTTCAACAAGAATTTTAATGAACCAAGTCCAGCAAACCTCATTCTCAGCTCCAACCACAGCCCAACCAATGTGATACATTTGATTGTTTCCATCAGTTCCTACAGCAGTTAACAATATCCCACCAAGATATGTCTTAAGGAAAGCACCATCTAGACCGATCACAGGTCTACATCCCTCCTTGAAACCCTTTCTTAAACCACTGAAACCAATGTACACAGCCTTAAATACAACACCTATATCTACATGTAGTTCAAACCGCCCTTCTCTGTCAGACCTACCCAACTCCAACATATAACTCCTCAGCTTTGTATAATGAGCTTCCAATGTTCCCCTCAGTATGTCAGTTGTCTTTCTCTTGGAATGGTATAACCTCCACTTGGTTGCATCAAATGCAAACCGTTGCATCTAGTCATTACCCAATTCCTTACAACTGAACTCTGGTCTAAGTCTAAACACGTTCAAGTATTTTCTGGCAATCCAATTAGATATCACAATCTTGTTTCTCATAGCCCTAGGACATGTGTGCTCCGGTTCAAGTTTCTTTATTACTACAGAACCATTTATCTTCACAAGACTCCCAGAACAGAACCATTTGCAAGGACTTTTGCAACCTGCCTCAAATGCCTTCCTACTTGCTCTTTTGAAGTGAATCTCCCAACCATTCTCAACTGCATTGTCTATCAGAGCATCTCTGGCTTGAAAACCATCAATAAATCCCATTCCAATCCAGAATTTCAAATGCTTATGATCACACCTTGGATCATACATCACTTTAGCATGCCTTTCCATCTTTCTTCTCCCTTCATCCTGAGAATCAGTTGAGCTAGAGTAGATATCACCTTCTTCTGAATTCTCATACTCAGACACATAGTCACTTTTCTGCCCTCCACTGACTAGACCATAGAACATGTCATCAGTAACAATAAACTCTTTCTCCTTATTTTCTTTTGCTTTCTTCCTTCCACATGTATTCCTCATCCTCAGACACTAACTCCTCAGCATCCATGTCATCATCAGTTTCCCCATCTTCAGAAGATGGTATATAACTCCCATCATCCTCACTATCATATCCCATACCCATTCCCATACTTTGATCAGGCTTATCTCCCACACTCTCATCAGGTCTAGCTCTCATTCCCATAGATACATTTGGAGCTCCATTAGGTTTCCTACCTTCCACATCCTCACCCAAATCCTCAGCATTAGAATTCCTACATCCCACACTCTTACCCACATCATTAGTTGCAGAATTCCTAGCTCCCACACTCTTACCCACACTTTCAACCACTG
This window contains:
- the LOC121757815 gene encoding uncharacterized protein At4g04775-like — translated: MTWSRFEAVVCDHGLEADVVTSNTDANPGRRFYRCQVWKEDDCNFFRWIDPSLSPNQEYFFKKLKMDRDNVQRALRDRVAKQDALDESVRSKTAEVEALQGVVADLHHQNRNIKVVIFILCIVIWILS